ACGTTTCCCATTGGTGGCCGAACGCCTCTACGTCAGGGCGGGGTCCGCGTACGAAGCCAAGGGGCAGGAGGGCATAAGCCACCTTCTGGAGCACATGGTGTTCAACAGCACGGCCAAGCGCCCCAAGGGCGGAGTGGCCAGCGCCATCGAAAGCGCCGGCGGCGACACCAACGCCGCCACCAGTTTCGACTACACGCAGTATATGGCCGATCTGCCCAGCGCCAGCTGGAAGCTCGGCCTGGACGTGCTCCAGGATATGATCTTCGGGGCGAAGTTCGACCCGGCCGAACTCGAGCAGGAGAAGAAAGTCGTCATCTCCGAACTGGAGCGGGGCCAGGACGAGCCGGGGCAACGCCTGTTCCAGATGAGCCAGGGGCAGGTGTGGCATTCTATACCTTACAAACACCCGATCATCGGTTTCCGGGAAACCGTGAACGCTGTCACACCTGAAGACATGCGGGCGTACATCAAGCGCCTCTATCAGCCCCAGTCCATGCTTCTGGTGGTTGTGGGCGACGTGAACGCGCAGGACGTCTACAAGGAAGCGGTGGCCGTTTTCGGGGGGCTGAGTAACGACCGCCCGGTGATTCCCCCGGACATCCAGGACCTGCCGGCGAACACGGCCGGTCCTTCGGCCAAGGCGGCAGGAGGCAACTGGAACAAGTGCTACCTGCGTTTGGACTTCGCTGTCCCGGGCATGCACTCGGCCAAGGACGTCCCCCTGGAAGTCCTCTCCGACCTCTTGGGCGGCGGCAAAACGTCCACGCTCTATCGCAAGTTCGTGTACGAAGAGCAGCTGGCCGACAGCCTGGACGTCTCCGCCATCACGCTTGAACGCGGCGGCATGTTCAGCATCGAGGCCACGCTCGACCAGGACAAGGTCCAGGCCTTCTGGGGGGCGCTGGTCAAGGAACTGGCCGGGCTTACTGCCAAGACCTTCGGCCCCGAGGAGTTGGAGCGGTCCAAGTTGAACATCGAGGACCAGCTTTTCCGGGCCAAGGAAACGCTGCGTGGCCTGGCCACCAAACTGGCCTACTATCAGTTCTTCGGCTTCGGCCTGGAAGGCGAAGCCAATGCTCTCTACAACGTTCGCCACACGGACGCCGCGGAGCTCCAGGGGCTTCTGGATGCGTATCTGAAGCCCGGCAACGCGAGCCTGTCCCTGCTCATGCCGGGAGTCGACCAGGCCGGCGCGGACGCCGCCGCGGAAACGATGCTGGCCGAACTCAAGGGCGGCTGGCCACAGCCGGCCGTGGCCCAGGCCGCCAAGCAAGCCGGGGGAGCGTCCCAGACCCCCGAAGTGGTGGACCTGGGAGGCGGGCGCACCGTGGTGCTCCTGGCGGACCCGACCATGCCGTACGCTTCGGTGAACCTTACCTACAGGGGGGGCGATGGGCTCCTCACTCCCGAACAGCAAGGGCTGGGCGAACTGACGGCCAAGGCCCTCACCCGGTCCACACAAAAGCGGAGCGCACCGGCACTGAACGCCTATCTGGAGGACCGGGCTTCCTCTATAGCGGCATCTTCCAGCCGGGACACGTTCTCCATAAGCGCCAGGTACCCTGAGCGCTTCTCCAAGGACATCCTGAATCTTCTGGCGGAAGTTGTCGGCGAACCCGCCTTTGCCCAGGCCGAGGTGGACCGCGCCAAGAAGATGCAGCTGGCCCAGATAGCCGAAGCCAGCGACCGCCCCACCAGTCTGGCTTTCAGGCATCTGTTTCCCTTCCTGTATCCCGGGAGCACCTACGGGTATTTCCGGGCCGGGCTGCCCGAGGAAGTGGCCGCCTTCACGCCGGGCAACGCGCGCGCCTTCTGGGAAAAGCAGCGAGCCATGCCCTGGGTACTGGCCGTGTGCGGCGTGTTCGATCGCAAGGCCGTGCTCGATCTGGCCTCCAAGCTTGCCGCCGGGCCGGCCGCCATCGCTCCGGGGTTTCCCGCTCCGGCCTGGTCTGCAAAGCACGACATGAGCCTGACCCTTGCCGAACGGAACCAGACCCATCTGTTCTGGATTTTCCCCTTGCCGGGCAAGCTCAGTTCCGACACCCCGGCGCTGGAGGTCTTGAAAACAGCGCTGGCCGGCCAGGGCGGCCTTCTGTTCCAGGACCTTCGCGACAAGCAGGGCCTGGGCTATTCCGTCACCGCGTTTCTCTGGCAGTCCCCGAACACCGGGTTTCTGGCCTTCTACATAGGCACCACCCCGGACAAGGAGGCCCAGGCAATGGACGGATTCAAGCGGGTGGCCGCCGAACTGGCCTCGAAGGGTCTGGAAGACGCCTTGATCAACAGAGCCAAGAGCTCCCTGGAAGGCGACTACTACCAGGAGCGCCAGAGCCTTGGCAGCAGAAGCCAGGAAGCGTCCCAGAACCTGGCCATGGGCTATCCTCTGGACTTCGAGCGAGAGATATTGTCGCGCGTCCGTATCCTTACGGGAGCGCAGATCACCGAAGTGGCCGGGAAATACCTGGATCCGTCCAAGGCGTATCTCTTGAAGATCGCGCCGTAAGCGACCAGCGGGATGAAAGAATTGAAAGCCGGGGGAACATCCCTCCGGCTTTCTTTTTTTGCGTTGTACTTATGAGGCGCCGCTTCAGAAGTAGTTCCTGAGCTTTAATTCCAGGGGATGGGGCTTCAAGTAGGCCTGGCCGGCCAGATAGTCCACAGCGTGTTTTCTGACATGGTGGCCTATGAGCGTGATGGGCACGATGAGCGGCGTGAGGCCCGTCCGGTAAGCCTCGATGACTTCCGCCAGCTCATGGCGTTCGTCCTGGCTGACAAGTTTGCGGAAGTAGCCGGCCATGTGCTGCAACACGTTCACGTTGCGGGCCACGGTGGCCGGTTTCGCCAAAGCCTCAAGGAGCAGGGATTCATACCTGGCCGTAAGCTCGCCCACAGGGGCGGACTTGGAATGGGCGACCAGCTGCCCCAGAAGCTTCGTGTGGCCCGGACTGTGCGCCATGATGAGCAGCTTGTGGCGGGCGTGGAACTCCATGACGGCTTTTGCCGGGCGCGATCCGTTGGAACAGGCCGGAGTGTCGTCCTTGGCTTGTGGGGCGGAGGCGTTCTCCCGGCAGTTCTCCAGCACCTTTCTCCAGGATCGCAGAACGAAGATGCGTTCGATGAAATTCTCGCGCAGCTTGGCGTCGCACAGCCTGCCGTCTTCCTCGACAGGCAGCGACGGGAAGCGGCGCATGAAGGCCTTGGCGAAAAGCCCGACGCCCTTGTGCGCGGGCATGCCCCCTTTTTCGGAGTAGACCTTCACCCGGGTCATGCCCGACGAGGGCGACTTGCTCTTGAAGATGAACCCGCACAGGTTTTCCCTGGCCAGTTCCTCGGCCCGCCTGGCGGCCCAGCTCTCCATCGGGGCGGTCATGTCCCGCCCGGAACGGACGGTGACAAGCCTGGGTGCGTCCGGATCTCCGACAAGACGCATGGCCTCGCGCGGAACCCCGAACCCGGCTTCCACTTCCGGGCACACCGGCACGAACTCCACATGCTTGCCGAGTTCGCCGGTGATCCATCGGTCGTGCTTGTGGCCTCCGTCGAACCGGACGGGCTGGCCGAGCAGGCAGGCGCTCACGCCAATGCGTAAGGGGCTGTCCATGGTTTTATTCCTGATGCTTGAGGTCGTGGTACAGAGGCAGGGTCACCACGCAGCGGGTGCCGTGTCCTTCCAGCGGAGCCAGGGTGATGTTC
The DNA window shown above is from Desulfovibrio sp. and carries:
- a CDS encoding DUF523 and DUF1722 domain-containing protein gives rise to the protein MDSPLRIGVSACLLGQPVRFDGGHKHDRWITGELGKHVEFVPVCPEVEAGFGVPREAMRLVGDPDAPRLVTVRSGRDMTAPMESWAARRAEELARENLCGFIFKSKSPSSGMTRVKVYSEKGGMPAHKGVGLFAKAFMRRFPSLPVEEDGRLCDAKLRENFIERIFVLRSWRKVLENCRENASAPQAKDDTPACSNGSRPAKAVMEFHARHKLLIMAHSPGHTKLLGQLVAHSKSAPVGELTARYESLLLEALAKPATVARNVNVLQHMAGYFRKLVSQDERHELAEVIEAYRTGLTPLIVPITLIGHHVRKHAVDYLAGQAYLKPHPLELKLRNYF
- a CDS encoding insulinase family protein translates to MTRKLFGYILLAAALVAGYLYHVRVQQGPPRTETAANAPAGVQQSQAKQDGIPVKDGRLLAKLPNGLTVLVLEDKRFPLVAERLYVRAGSAYEAKGQEGISHLLEHMVFNSTAKRPKGGVASAIESAGGDTNAATSFDYTQYMADLPSASWKLGLDVLQDMIFGAKFDPAELEQEKKVVISELERGQDEPGQRLFQMSQGQVWHSIPYKHPIIGFRETVNAVTPEDMRAYIKRLYQPQSMLLVVVGDVNAQDVYKEAVAVFGGLSNDRPVIPPDIQDLPANTAGPSAKAAGGNWNKCYLRLDFAVPGMHSAKDVPLEVLSDLLGGGKTSTLYRKFVYEEQLADSLDVSAITLERGGMFSIEATLDQDKVQAFWGALVKELAGLTAKTFGPEELERSKLNIEDQLFRAKETLRGLATKLAYYQFFGFGLEGEANALYNVRHTDAAELQGLLDAYLKPGNASLSLLMPGVDQAGADAAAETMLAELKGGWPQPAVAQAAKQAGGASQTPEVVDLGGGRTVVLLADPTMPYASVNLTYRGGDGLLTPEQQGLGELTAKALTRSTQKRSAPALNAYLEDRASSIAASSSRDTFSISARYPERFSKDILNLLAEVVGEPAFAQAEVDRAKKMQLAQIAEASDRPTSLAFRHLFPFLYPGSTYGYFRAGLPEEVAAFTPGNARAFWEKQRAMPWVLAVCGVFDRKAVLDLASKLAAGPAAIAPGFPAPAWSAKHDMSLTLAERNQTHLFWIFPLPGKLSSDTPALEVLKTALAGQGGLLFQDLRDKQGLGYSVTAFLWQSPNTGFLAFYIGTTPDKEAQAMDGFKRVAAELASKGLEDALINRAKSSLEGDYYQERQSLGSRSQEASQNLAMGYPLDFEREILSRVRILTGAQITEVAGKYLDPSKAYLLKIAP